A stretch of the Rhizomicrobium sp. genome encodes the following:
- a CDS encoding ATP-grasp domain-containing protein — translation MAHIGFVEASITGAGRLAIEFAKAAGHQVTFLSRDPGSYDRYIPNLGDRVVVVETNDPARLTALVARLHRENPFHGITTTADFHVPQAAAAAQRLGLPGLTFEGAMNARNKYRMRELLQRRHPHLNPRYLRVIAEEDVSRALLEVGVPCVAKPLNNNNGNCVKRIETESQLRDYWTWSTSWTTNSAKQKLEDGFLVEALILGMEVSVETVQPYRGGRQLIGVTGKTLTGVERGHFVEAAHCFPFEAADVGLIYAGVSDCLDALDVTCGVIHTECRIAPSGVKIIEVNPRLAGGKIGSHLVEIATGNNPVQHVIDIALGEAAPWTPKFAKGAAIRYLSAPRAGRFLGLENEAELRTLAGVTDVFILKEPGEAVTLPEANEDRLVSIVAEGADAQVALQRVDDAAARARLRID, via the coding sequence ATGGCGCATATCGGATTCGTCGAGGCGAGCATCACCGGCGCGGGCCGGCTGGCGATCGAATTCGCCAAGGCCGCGGGACACCAGGTGACGTTCCTCTCGCGCGACCCGGGAAGCTATGACCGCTACATCCCGAACCTGGGAGATCGGGTCGTCGTCGTCGAAACCAACGATCCGGCGCGGCTCACCGCTCTGGTCGCGCGGCTGCACCGGGAGAACCCTTTCCACGGCATCACGACGACCGCGGACTTCCATGTGCCGCAGGCGGCCGCGGCGGCCCAACGCCTCGGTCTTCCAGGCTTGACGTTCGAGGGCGCCATGAACGCCAGGAACAAGTATCGTATGCGCGAGTTGCTCCAGCGCCGCCACCCGCATCTGAACCCCAGATATCTCCGCGTGATCGCGGAGGAGGACGTTTCCCGCGCCTTGCTGGAGGTCGGCGTTCCCTGCGTGGCGAAACCCCTGAACAACAACAACGGAAACTGCGTCAAGCGCATCGAAACCGAGTCCCAGTTGCGCGACTATTGGACATGGTCGACATCGTGGACGACGAATTCGGCGAAGCAGAAGCTGGAAGACGGCTTTCTGGTCGAAGCCCTCATTCTGGGCATGGAGGTCAGCGTCGAGACCGTCCAGCCATATCGCGGCGGCCGTCAGCTTATCGGCGTCACGGGCAAGACATTGACCGGCGTCGAGCGGGGGCATTTCGTCGAAGCGGCGCATTGCTTCCCGTTCGAGGCTGCGGATGTGGGCCTCATCTACGCCGGAGTGTCCGACTGCCTCGATGCGCTGGACGTCACCTGCGGCGTGATCCACACCGAATGCCGGATCGCCCCCTCCGGCGTGAAGATCATCGAGGTGAACCCGCGATTGGCCGGCGGGAAGATCGGCAGTCATCTGGTGGAGATCGCCACCGGCAACAATCCGGTGCAACACGTCATCGACATCGCGCTTGGGGAAGCCGCGCCCTGGACCCCTAAGTTCGCGAAGGGAGCGGCCATCCGCTACCTATCGGCGCCGCGCGCGGGACGTTTTCTCGGTCTGGAAAACGAAGCGGAGTTGCGGACGCTCGCCGGCGTGACGGATGTGTTCATCCTGAAGGAGCCCGGCGAAGCCGTCACGCTTCCGGAGGCCAACGAGGACCGGCTGGTCTCGATCGTGGCCGAGGGCGCCGATGCCCAGGTCGCATTGCAGCGCGTCGACGACGCGGCTGCGCGCGCGCGTCTCAGGATTGATTAG
- a CDS encoding class I tRNA ligase family protein: protein MDVLARHLRRTGQRVASGLTTDGFENHVLVRAAAEGSDPSELAHRYYRRIKDDLASIGIRFDLFDDPAHLENLDRFDGVKNSLVRGLEQGSQVVLRSGMLPVDDALPEEAAVEERFCIGGWFAARCPRCGSAAGSFFCEACGHHFEPAEALEPASRRGKVVSWRRDESFHVQLATDGALARLWRDMKIEEPFAGIAQRYVDLAGQAMRLTVPGRHGLDWRAPGLVTNQICFSYSSLLYAHHLYCGDRIGDLNGWPNPFAAGDDAILIGATGIDNTIPMLVGVSGCALAQAAFRPFDRVYFNHFLSLDGEKFSTSRGHVIWAGDISAHGALNVDLLRMYLSEICPEDGETDFRISRLIARHNVLFGSIQPKVATCTATLGLVRDRQMLFDESLLERLERLYEQQCAALSIDRLRVSYASAAVSDWLGETPNLASAESAYTWLKGLALLAAPLMPDLSQAVWKWLGHEDGVLAEEFLERPAIGRLPPPKLAGRILSSSDLDACMPRQRAA, encoded by the coding sequence ATGGATGTGCTTGCCCGTCATCTGCGCCGTACCGGTCAGCGGGTCGCCAGCGGGCTGACGACGGACGGCTTTGAAAACCACGTCCTGGTTCGCGCCGCAGCCGAAGGAAGCGATCCGTCGGAGCTGGCCCATCGCTACTACCGCCGCATAAAGGACGATCTGGCCTCGATCGGCATCCGGTTCGACCTGTTCGACGATCCGGCGCATCTCGAGAATCTCGACCGCTTCGATGGGGTGAAGAACAGCCTCGTGCGCGGCCTCGAACAGGGTTCTCAGGTTGTGCTGCGGTCGGGGATGCTTCCCGTCGACGATGCGCTGCCGGAGGAAGCGGCGGTGGAGGAGCGTTTCTGCATCGGGGGATGGTTTGCCGCGCGGTGCCCGCGCTGCGGCTCGGCGGCCGGAAGTTTCTTCTGCGAGGCCTGCGGTCATCACTTCGAGCCTGCCGAGGCGCTTGAACCCGCGTCCCGCCGCGGCAAGGTCGTCTCCTGGCGTCGCGACGAGTCCTTCCATGTGCAACTCGCAACGGACGGCGCGCTCGCGCGATTGTGGCGCGATATGAAGATCGAGGAACCGTTTGCCGGCATCGCGCAACGCTATGTCGACCTCGCCGGCCAGGCGATGCGGTTGACCGTTCCGGGCCGCCACGGCCTTGATTGGCGGGCGCCGGGCCTCGTCACGAACCAGATATGCTTCAGTTATTCCTCGCTTCTCTATGCGCATCACCTTTATTGTGGGGATCGCATCGGGGATCTGAACGGCTGGCCCAACCCGTTCGCTGCGGGCGACGATGCGATCCTGATCGGGGCGACGGGGATCGACAACACGATTCCGATGCTGGTGGGCGTCTCCGGGTGCGCGCTCGCCCAAGCCGCGTTTCGGCCGTTCGACCGGGTGTACTTCAACCACTTTCTCAGCCTCGACGGCGAGAAGTTCTCGACCAGCCGCGGGCATGTCATCTGGGCCGGCGATATTTCGGCGCACGGCGCGCTGAACGTCGACTTGCTGCGGATGTATCTGTCCGAAATCTGCCCCGAAGACGGCGAGACGGATTTTCGCATTTCCCGTTTGATCGCACGCCACAACGTGTTGTTCGGATCGATCCAGCCAAAGGTCGCGACGTGCACCGCGACGCTGGGTCTCGTGCGGGACCGCCAGATGCTGTTCGACGAGTCGCTGCTGGAACGTCTGGAGCGGCTGTATGAGCAACAATGCGCAGCGCTGTCGATCGATCGGTTGCGGGTGTCGTATGCCTCTGCGGCGGTCTCGGATTGGCTTGGCGAGACTCCAAATCTGGCCTCCGCCGAATCCGCTTATACCTGGCTCAAGGGATTGGCGCTGTTGGCCGCTCCGCTGATGCCGGACCTGTCCCAAGCCGTGTGGAAATGGCTGGGCCACGAGGATGGCGTGCTGGCGGAAGAATTTCTCGAGAGGCCTGCCATCGGGCGATTGCCGCCGCCGAAACTCGCGGGGCGGATTCTGTCGTCCTCGGACCTCGATGCCTGCATGCCGAGGCAGCGGGCGGCATGA
- a CDS encoding SidA/IucD/PvdA family monooxygenase, whose translation MTIAPSRRSIVAVGAGPSNLSLAALAHPLADVDVILLERKKELRWHADQLVGNARMQTNALKDLVTLMDPESAFSFLAYLKDKRRLYRAIVRGLDHVTRAEFEDYLRWAAEKLSRVHLGEEVGTIGLEDGMFSVETGRQTIRTSSVVLGIGRSPAVPPCARPRLGQNVFHCADLLSRPRSFAGRRVVVVGGGQSGAEAIHELLKNTFGAAASLHWITRRPAIFALEDSAFVNEWFFPQHSIWFHRQAAPVRQRMLEAQDLASDGVSAATLSAIYDLLYARSVGRGSENFDISVNTSLEAMSGDRGAERMLLRDCLTGGQRTVEADVVILCTGFEFELPRFLEGLRPRLRFDDTSRGSAELALREDFSVMWDGPASCRLFVQNGGLNQHGIADPNLSLIAWRSGKILNAILGRTVFDCAPVSGALNWFDAAREPDGAADPQSAARAVDWAGAAPPLR comes from the coding sequence ATGACGATAGCGCCGTCCCGAAGATCGATCGTTGCAGTCGGAGCGGGTCCGTCCAATTTGAGTCTGGCGGCGTTGGCACACCCGCTGGCGGATGTCGACGTGATCCTGTTGGAACGCAAGAAGGAACTGCGTTGGCACGCCGATCAGCTGGTCGGCAACGCGCGCATGCAGACCAACGCTCTCAAGGATCTCGTCACGTTGATGGACCCGGAAAGCGCGTTCAGCTTTCTCGCCTATCTGAAGGACAAGCGCCGGCTCTACCGCGCGATCGTGCGCGGTCTCGACCATGTCACGCGGGCGGAATTCGAGGATTATCTCCGTTGGGCGGCGGAAAAACTCTCTCGCGTCCATCTCGGCGAAGAGGTCGGCACGATCGGCCTCGAAGATGGGATGTTTTCCGTCGAAACCGGCAGGCAGACCATCCGTACGTCGTCGGTGGTGCTCGGCATAGGCAGATCGCCCGCGGTCCCTCCGTGCGCCCGGCCGCGCCTGGGCCAGAACGTATTTCACTGCGCGGATCTTCTGTCGCGGCCGAGAAGTTTCGCCGGACGGCGCGTCGTCGTCGTCGGCGGGGGGCAGAGCGGGGCGGAGGCGATCCACGAACTGCTGAAGAACACGTTCGGCGCGGCCGCGTCGCTGCACTGGATCACCCGGCGACCGGCGATTTTTGCACTCGAGGACAGTGCATTCGTGAACGAGTGGTTCTTCCCGCAGCATAGCATCTGGTTCCATCGGCAGGCTGCGCCGGTCAGGCAACGCATGCTCGAGGCACAGGATTTGGCCAGCGATGGCGTCAGTGCCGCAACGCTCTCGGCGATCTACGACCTGCTCTACGCCCGAAGCGTCGGGCGGGGCTCCGAAAACTTCGACATTTCGGTCAACACGTCCTTGGAGGCGATGTCTGGAGATCGTGGGGCGGAACGGATGCTGTTGCGCGACTGCCTCACCGGCGGTCAGCGAACCGTTGAAGCCGACGTCGTCATTCTGTGCACCGGCTTCGAATTCGAGTTGCCCCGCTTTCTGGAGGGGCTGCGGCCCCGCCTGCGCTTCGACGATACGAGCCGCGGCTCGGCCGAACTTGCGTTGCGGGAGGATTTTTCCGTTATGTGGGACGGGCCGGCGTCGTGCAGGCTTTTCGTGCAGAACGGCGGATTGAACCAGCACGGGATAGCCGATCCGAATTTGAGTCTGATCGCGTGGCGGAGCGGCAAGATCCTGAACGCGATTCTCGGCAGGACGGTGTTCGACTGCGCACCGGTGAGCGGCGCACTGAACTGGTTCGACGCGGCTCGCGAACCGGACGGCGCGGCCGATC